CCGGCGGCGTCACTGGCGGATTCGATGCGGATTCGCGCGAGGGTATTCGGACGTGCGAAGGTGACCCGGATGCGGTCGACCGGGTGCACCCCCTCTGCCACGGCGTCGAAGACGCCGCGTTCCGTCCGGCGGGCGTCCAGGGTCAACCACCGGCGCTCCGCCTCGATCTCACCCATCGCAAGCGTCGCCGTCACCCGGCTGATGGGCGGCAGAGGCTCGCGAAATCGGATGCGATAATACCGTGCGGACTGCGCCGGCAGCTTGATCTCGTCGCGCACGAGCACACTGCCCATCCGACGCAGCTGCGCCACCGTGGCTGGCGCCCCCCATGGGAGCCAGCGGTTCAGGTCGTCGCTCGTCTCCAGCGTGGCCTCGCCCAGGAAGTCCGCCGTCTCTTCGTCCCACGCGATGGCGATCCCATCCACCAGACCCTCGAGCGCGCTCGCGTCCACGACGTAGGCCGCTACTTCGGGTGTGGCCGTTGCGGGTCCCTGCCCATCCACCCGAACCAGCGTGCCGGAAGGCGTCCGGCGCACTTCCACCCGCACGTCGCCCTCGCCGGCCCGCGGCGACGCATACAGCGGGAAAAAGGGCAAGGCGATGCGGTCGGGCGGTGACTCGTCCTCGACACCCTGCCGGTCGATTGCGTAAGGAAGCGGCTCTCCTTCGTGGTTAAAAAGGCGGAGATCCCCTAGGTCGGCCCGGGTGGCGATGCGGTACACGGTGTCCGGCAGGACAAATCGTTGCACGGGGTTGCCGCCGACGGTATCCACGGAGACGCCGTAAGCGAACCGATCGGGCGTGAGCGCCTGGCCGGCCGCCGGCTGCGCG
The sequence above is drawn from the Rhodothermales bacterium genome and encodes:
- a CDS encoding DUF3999 domain-containing protein — encoded protein: MTRFRSFTCLAFVGLIAAVAQPAAGQALTPDRFAYGVSVDTVGGNPVQRFVLPDTVYRIATRADLGDLRLFNHEGEPLPYAIDRQGVEDESPPDRIALPFFPLYASPRAGEGDVRVEVRRTPSGTLVRVDGQGPATATPEVAAYVVDASALEGLVDGIAIAWDEETADFLGEATLETSDDLNRWLPWGAPATVAQLRRMGSVLVRDEIKLPAQSARYYRIRFREPLPPISRVTATLAMGEIEAERRWLTLDARRTERGVFDAVAEGVHPVDRIRVTFARPNTLARIRIESASDAAGPWRRHYSGTAYRIEVEGQTLESPEIPIRLTNNRYWRIFAGQGAEDDAALLPIVSLGWTPARVLFLARGEPPYTLAFGNGEVAPAEFAAEDLGRLTDGEDAVMARLGVVTALGGESRLRTPIAIDWKTVLLWGALLAGVAMIGGLALSLIRQVQRDRGAP